The Deinococcus hopiensis KR-140 sequence GCCGGAAACGCGGCGGCGGCAGACCTCGGGCGCGTCGCCGCGCACTCCGGCCACCGTTCGCCCAGCCCGCTCCGCTCCGGCAAGCAGGGCCCAGAAGCGGCCCAGGCTGCTGTAGCGCGCGAGTTCCACATATCCGGCAGGCCGCGCGGGGAGGGGACGGGTGGGGCGAGAGGTCACGCGGCCATGCTAGAGCGGGTGGAGCAGGGAGAAAGGGCGGCGGGTGACGAGACAGCGCGCCGACAGCCTTCTCTGCGTCCACCACCCTTTCTTCATCGTCGGCCTCCACCCAGAGTGCGCGGGGCCACGGGCGTTAGCCTACCTGTCATGAGCGACGCCCACGCTGCCCCTTCCTCCCTCTCCCCCACCGAGGCGCGCGTCCGGCAACTGGCAACGACGGGCCTGGTGCTGGGCGTATTTCTGGCGGCCCTGGAATCGAGCGTGGTGGCGAGCGCGATGCCCAGCGTGATCGCGGACCTGGGCGGGCAGCGGCTGTATGCCCTGCCGTTCGCCGTGTACCTCCTGACGAGCACGGTGAGCAGTCCGCTGTGGGGCCGCGCTTCCGACGTGCTGGGGCGCAGGCGACTGTACCTGGCAGGCGTGGTGGTGTTCCTGCTGGGCAGCGCCCTGTGCGGGCTGGCGCAGAGCATGCCGTGGCTGATCGCCGCGCGGGCCTTTCAGGGGCTGGGGGCGGGGGCGCTGCTGCCCCTCACGCTGACCATCATCGGGGAGACGTACTCGCTGACCGAGCGGGGACGGGTTCAGGCCTTTATCAGCGGAGTCTGGGGGCTATCGGGCCTCGTCGGGCCGCTGCTGGGCGGCTGGCTGACGGACACGCTGTCGTGGCGCTGGACCTTTTACGTCAGCCTGCCGTTCGGGGTAGCGGCCCTGCTCATCGCCCTGCGGCACCTGCGCGAAACGGGCACGCCGCGCTCCGCAAGACTCGACTGGCTCGGTGCGGCCCTCTTCACGCTGGGCAGCGGCCTGACGGTGTGGGGGCTGGAGGGCAAGGCGTGGCCCCTTGTGGCGCTGGGCGTGGCGACGCTGATCGCCGCCGTGGCCGCCGAGCGCCGCCATCCCTCGCCGCTGCTGCCCATGAAGGCCCTCGCGCACCGCACCACCGCCATCGCCTTTGCGGGCAACTTCATGGGCGGCGCGGCCTACTTCGGCGTCATCGCGTACCTGCCCCTCTACGCGCAGCACCTGGGGGGCCGGGGTGCGACGGGCGCGGGGGCCATCCTCACGCCCATGCTGGTGGGCTGGACGCTGACGAGCATCCTCAGCGCGCGGCTGCTGCACCGCGTCTCGCTCGCCCGGCTCGCGCAGATCGGCTTCGTGGTACTGACGGGGACGTTCGCAGCCATGACGTTCGTGGTCCACTCACCGCTGTGGGTCACGTCGGCGCTGGGCTTTGTCGTAGGTATGGGGATGGGCTTTGCGATGCTCAGCCTGCTGCTCGCGGCCCAGGACGAGGCCGCACGCCCCGAACTCGGCGCGGTCACGAGCGGCGTCCTGTTTGCCCGGCAGATGGGCGGCGCGCTCGGCGTGGCGCTAATGGCGCTGCTGATCGGCGAGGCGGCCATTCAGGCGGGCGGCAGTGGCCTGGCCGATGGGTTGCGCCGCGCCTATCTGCTCGCGCTGGGGCTCGTGGCGGCGGGCCTGGCGCTGAGCCTGGGGCTCAAGGGAAAGAGACCGGTGACGGCCGAGAGTTAGGGCCTAGCCGTCCAAAGTCCCCAGCACGGCGCCGATGATCCGCTCTCCATACGCCTCGATGCGCTTCTCGCCCATTCCGGGCAGCCCGCGCAAGTCGTTCAGGGTGCGCGGCTGCCGGCCGGCGATGGCCTCCAGCGTGGCATTGGGAAAGATCACAAAGGCGCTTTGACCCGTTTCCCGGCACAGTTCCTTGCGAAGCTCGCGCAGGGCCTCGGTGAGTTCAGGGGCCGGGGCGTCCGTGGGTGCGGGCGTTTCGCGGGTCGTGGAAAAGAGGGAGTCGGGCCAGAAGCCCACTTCGCGTGGCGGCGCGGCGGACGCAGGCTGCGAACGGCTGATGGCCAGCGGCGGAGAGCTGACCGCCGAACGCCCTGCACTCGCCCGCAACACCCCCAGCACCGCCGCATTCCCCGCCGCGCCCCGTTCGGCCTCCGGGGGGAGACGGCCGCCCGCTGACGGCTGCCCGCTCCCCCTCACCACCTCCAGCACCTCGGCGCCGTAACTTTCGAGCTTGCGTGCCCCCACACCGCTGACACTCCCCAGCGTGTGCAGGCTGTCAGGGCGCAGTTCGGCGACTGTCTTGAGGGTGGCGTCGCTGAAGATGACGTAGGGAGGCACGCCCTGCTCGCGCGCTTTTGAGAGCCGCCATTGGCGCAGCGCCCCGAACAGTGGGGCGTCGGCAGCGTCCACGGGGGCGCGGCCCGCGCGGGCAG is a genomic window containing:
- a CDS encoding MDR family MFS transporter — translated: MSDAHAAPSSLSPTEARVRQLATTGLVLGVFLAALESSVVASAMPSVIADLGGQRLYALPFAVYLLTSTVSSPLWGRASDVLGRRRLYLAGVVVFLLGSALCGLAQSMPWLIAARAFQGLGAGALLPLTLTIIGETYSLTERGRVQAFISGVWGLSGLVGPLLGGWLTDTLSWRWTFYVSLPFGVAALLIALRHLRETGTPRSARLDWLGAALFTLGSGLTVWGLEGKAWPLVALGVATLIAAVAAERRHPSPLLPMKALAHRTTAIAFAGNFMGGAAYFGVIAYLPLYAQHLGGRGATGAGAILTPMLVGWTLTSILSARLLHRVSLARLAQIGFVVLTGTFAAMTFVVHSPLWVTSALGFVVGMGMGFAMLSLLLAAQDEAARPELGAVTSGVLFARQMGGALGVALMALLIGEAAIQAGGSGLADGLRRAYLLALGLVAAGLALSLGLKGKRPVTAES